One window of Gloeothece citriformis PCC 7424 genomic DNA carries:
- the ptsP gene encoding phosphoenolpyruvate--protein phosphotransferase, whose amino-acid sequence MVGIVIVCHSKALAQAIVELSQQMVQTPVPIAIAAGIDDPEHPFGTDPIAIQQAIESIYTDEGVIVLMDLGSALLSAEMALEFLPADQREKVKLTSAPLVEGAIAAIVQASTGANCDQILSEATTALNSKISQLSPINSEIEEKSVTSSSYSESQTIDLTVKNSLGIHARPAAQFVAIANQFEAQITLENLTTQSQPVNGKSINQVITLGVRQNHHIRIFAQGEDATLALNALQELIEGDFGETTPDSPDTKINPQKNQTSNADLIGIPASEGMAVGSVISYRLSLPQVDRQQGENPQREWQQLQRAIATAKHQINEIIQSAPNSDIFQAHLLYLQDPTLLHQVHHRIFNLGESAAWGWKTVIEETINTYQTLNDPYLQGRGMDVLDVGGRVLRILTGGISSINLTQTGIIIAQDLTPSEVAHFNPKQVLGICTVGGSPTAHSALIANMLGIPMIVNVGIQLLELPPETEIAIDGKTGEIWLNNPDKKQFFLIPQPSPIGDQKAITEDGHSISVVANILGVGDAQLAIDFGAQGVGNLRTELLYLERLTPPTEEEQFNIYRAIADILNPYPLTIRTVDIGGDKPVPYLNLEGEKNPFLGWRGIRQSLECEDLFKTQLRAILRASEGNNIRLMFPMVASVGEIRAAKAMLTEVKQELQEKGIGFNPKIPVGVMIEIPAAVIMADKIAPEVDFLSLGTNDLSQYIMAADRTNAKVAKLADGFEPAVLRMVAQTVKIGHKEGIKVSVCGQIASNSQAVPILIGLGVDELSVNPPSIGKVKEVISGLKLEEVQKLADQVLNLESAQEVKDFING is encoded by the coding sequence ATGGTAGGAATTGTCATCGTCTGCCATAGCAAAGCATTAGCCCAGGCCATAGTAGAATTATCTCAACAGATGGTGCAAACTCCTGTTCCCATCGCCATCGCCGCCGGAATAGATGATCCAGAACATCCCTTTGGAACTGATCCGATCGCCATACAACAGGCTATAGAATCAATTTATACCGATGAAGGGGTGATCGTTTTAATGGATCTCGGTAGTGCCCTTCTCAGTGCAGAAATGGCGTTAGAATTTTTACCGGCAGATCAACGAGAAAAGGTTAAATTAACCTCTGCCCCCCTCGTAGAAGGCGCGATCGCTGCTATTGTTCAAGCCTCTACAGGGGCTAATTGTGACCAAATTCTCTCGGAAGCCACCACCGCTTTAAATAGTAAAATATCTCAATTATCCCCGATAAACTCAGAAATTGAGGAAAAATCGGTTACTTCATCGAGTTATTCAGAGTCTCAAACGATCGATTTAACGGTTAAAAATTCCCTTGGGATACACGCCCGTCCGGCAGCCCAATTTGTAGCGATCGCTAATCAATTTGAAGCCCAAATTACTCTAGAAAATTTAACCACCCAAAGTCAACCCGTCAACGGGAAAAGTATTAATCAAGTGATTACTTTAGGAGTCCGACAAAATCATCATATTCGGATTTTTGCACAAGGAGAAGATGCAACCTTAGCCCTAAATGCTTTGCAAGAGTTAATTGAGGGTGATTTTGGAGAAACTACCCCAGACAGTCCAGATACTAAGATAAACCCCCAGAAAAATCAAACCAGCAATGCAGATTTAATCGGAATTCCCGCCTCAGAAGGAATGGCGGTAGGTTCAGTCATATCTTATCGTCTGTCTCTCCCTCAAGTTGATCGCCAACAGGGAGAAAACCCTCAAAGGGAATGGCAACAGCTACAGAGGGCTATTGCAACCGCCAAACACCAAATTAATGAAATTATCCAATCTGCCCCGAATTCGGACATTTTTCAGGCGCATTTACTCTATTTACAAGATCCGACCCTCCTGCATCAAGTTCATCACCGTATTTTTAACCTCGGTGAAAGTGCCGCTTGGGGATGGAAAACAGTTATTGAAGAAACAATTAACACCTATCAAACCTTAAATGATCCCTATTTACAAGGGAGGGGAATGGATGTTTTAGATGTGGGAGGGCGAGTTTTACGAATATTAACCGGGGGAATTTCTTCGATTAATTTAACTCAAACCGGCATTATCATCGCCCAAGATTTAACCCCGTCAGAAGTTGCCCATTTTAACCCAAAACAAGTATTAGGGATCTGTACTGTTGGGGGAAGTCCCACAGCCCACAGTGCTTTAATTGCTAATATGTTGGGTATTCCTATGATTGTCAATGTGGGGATACAATTATTAGAATTACCCCCCGAAACTGAGATCGCTATTGATGGGAAAACGGGAGAAATTTGGCTCAATAACCCGGATAAAAAACAATTTTTTCTTATCCCTCAACCCTCCCCTATTGGAGATCAAAAAGCCATTACTGAAGATGGTCATTCTATTTCTGTGGTTGCTAATATTTTAGGGGTAGGAGATGCACAATTAGCGATAGATTTTGGGGCGCAAGGAGTAGGAAATTTACGCACAGAATTACTCTATTTAGAACGGTTGACACCTCCCACAGAAGAGGAACAATTCAACATTTATAGGGCGATCGCCGATATTCTTAACCCTTATCCTTTGACGATTCGTACCGTTGATATTGGGGGAGATAAACCCGTTCCCTATTTAAATTTAGAGGGAGAAAAAAATCCCTTTTTAGGATGGCGAGGAATTCGTCAAAGTTTAGAGTGTGAGGACTTATTTAAAACTCAATTACGGGCAATTTTAAGGGCGAGTGAGGGGAATAATATTAGATTAATGTTTCCAATGGTGGCATCTGTGGGGGAAATTCGGGCAGCTAAAGCAATGTTAACCGAGGTAAAACAGGAATTACAAGAAAAAGGGATAGGGTTTAACCCAAAAATACCTGTAGGGGTAATGATTGAAATTCCGGCGGCGGTGATCATGGCGGATAAAATAGCCCCAGAAGTTGACTTTTTGAGTCTAGGAACGAATGATTTAAGTCAATATATTATGGCAGCCGATCGAACTAATGCTAAAGTAGCAAAATTAGCCGATGGGTTTGAACCTGCGGTTTTACGAATGGTCGCCCAAACAGTTAAAATCGGTCATAAAGAGGGAATAAAAGTGAGTGTTTGTGGACAAATTGCCTCTAATAGTCAAGCTGTCCCTATTTTAATCGGATTAGGGGTAGATGAGTTAAGTGTTAATCCTCCTTCGATTGGTAAGGTTAAAGAGGTGATTTCAGGATTAAAATTAGAGGAAGTCCAAAAACTAGCTGATCAAGTTTTAAACTTAGAATCTGCCCAAGAGGTAAAAGACTTTATCAATGGATAA
- a CDS encoding PEP-CTERM sorting domain-containing protein, which produces MMMTGWQKISMITSGLALSLTVSPINSVQAAIIPYTFSGTIEFGDLTGESFSGSFNYDDSLLTGSGYEVVDVSDLELTFLGNTFTAVNGDSTPRVEFSEGNFLGLYYSVSSFNPEFSLLPGFSDVSDAKFAYIGSNDAGFGTVQYTVVPEPFTLLGTGTALGLGLLFKRKLKQK; this is translated from the coding sequence ATGATGATGACTGGGTGGCAAAAGATTAGTATGATCACGTCTGGATTGGCTTTAAGTCTAACAGTTAGTCCTATTAATTCTGTCCAAGCGGCAATAATCCCCTATACTTTTAGTGGAACGATCGAATTTGGTGATTTAACCGGAGAATCTTTTTCAGGCTCTTTTAACTATGATGATTCTTTATTAACGGGTTCAGGTTATGAAGTTGTAGATGTATCTGACTTAGAGTTGACTTTTTTGGGCAATACTTTTACGGCTGTTAATGGTGATTCTACACCTAGAGTAGAATTTTCTGAGGGGAATTTTCTCGGTCTATATTATTCGGTTTCTAGCTTTAATCCTGAGTTTTCTTTACTTCCTGGGTTTTCTGATGTTAGTGATGCTAAATTTGCCTATATTGGAAGCAATGATGCTGGTTTTGGTACTGTGCAATATACCGTTGTTCCTGAACCTTTTACCCTTCTCGGTACAGGTACAGCTTTAGGATTGGGTTTATTATTTAAACGGAAACTTAAACAGAAATAG
- a CDS encoding EamA family transporter, protein MSKEWILPTLGALIFWGFWGFIPKITTQYIEPKSAIVYEVIGAMIVGMIVLFSLQFQPDTHPKGIVLAITTGMLGLLGAFCFLNAVSKGAVVLVSTLSALYPVVTICLATFILGETISIQQGVGIALAVLAIILITA, encoded by the coding sequence ATGAGTAAAGAATGGATATTACCCACCCTTGGGGCATTAATTTTTTGGGGATTTTGGGGCTTTATTCCTAAAATAACAACTCAATATATTGAGCCAAAAAGTGCCATTGTTTATGAAGTGATAGGAGCAATGATTGTAGGGATGATCGTTCTTTTTAGTTTACAGTTTCAACCCGATACTCATCCCAAAGGAATCGTGTTAGCTATTACCACAGGGATGTTAGGATTGTTAGGGGCTTTTTGTTTTCTGAATGCTGTTTCTAAAGGGGCGGTTGTTTTAGTCTCTACTTTATCTGCTCTTTATCCTGTTGTTACTATCTGTTTAGCGACTTTTATTTTAGGTGAAACGATTTCTATTCAACAGGGAGTAGGAATCGCTCTTGCTGTTTTAGCTATTATTTTAATTACTGCTTAA
- a CDS encoding retropepsin-like aspartic protease gives MKVFKKPLIQYIISPIVGGLTLFLPSVTLGESSTPPPLSIQEQKIAEDLINCISDSFTSEQSGSQQTLETTSLKCFYQIIYLDQNGEIRPDAEDRLKTLVKLTGVALPTPIREGKATIQLEKLPNTDIFTLPVTIEGNTQKFILDLGASNSIITRELAQQLKLQSIIIPSEILEYMVVGQSCANIEAAMHPFPKVAINAATAQGLMGLGLSNFVFSEAISGVVGLDFFSGFDLLINPQSLQLEILPSSAIKSKAIPLKGKMGLMTTEVYINGKGPFTFLLDTGAEKMVISEKLAQTLNMTKLEQQEVRGFCGNEPAYSTQVNQVRLQDHTLNDLEGVIVNTEVLEVLGIDGIVGQNFLNQYQQHWQFSSPNELGFPETGGLTLNPLMK, from the coding sequence ATGAAAGTCTTCAAAAAACCTCTTATTCAATATATTATTAGTCCTATTGTAGGCGGATTAACCTTATTTTTACCCTCCGTTACTTTAGGAGAATCTTCTACCCCTCCCCCACTCTCTATCCAAGAACAAAAAATAGCAGAAGATTTAATTAATTGTATCTCAGATTCATTTACCAGTGAACAATCCGGATCTCAACAAACCCTAGAAACCACTTCCCTTAAATGTTTTTATCAAATCATTTATCTCGATCAAAATGGGGAAATTCGTCCCGATGCAGAAGACCGGTTAAAAACCCTTGTTAAACTAACAGGAGTGGCTTTACCGACTCCTATTCGTGAAGGAAAAGCGACAATACAATTAGAAAAACTCCCTAATACTGATATTTTTACTTTACCCGTTACAATTGAAGGAAACACTCAAAAATTTATCTTAGATTTAGGGGCTTCTAACTCTATTATTACCCGTGAATTAGCCCAACAATTAAAACTGCAAAGTATTATTATTCCCAGTGAAATATTAGAATATATGGTTGTGGGTCAAAGTTGTGCGAATATTGAGGCAGCGATGCACCCATTTCCTAAAGTAGCCATTAATGCCGCTACTGCCCAGGGATTAATGGGTTTAGGATTATCAAATTTTGTCTTTTCTGAGGCGATTTCAGGAGTGGTAGGCTTAGATTTTTTCAGTGGGTTTGATCTATTAATAAATCCTCAAAGTTTACAACTTGAAATATTGCCCTCTTCTGCGATAAAATCTAAAGCAATTCCTTTAAAAGGAAAAATGGGATTAATGACAACGGAAGTGTATATTAATGGGAAAGGCCCTTTTACCTTTCTGTTGGATACCGGGGCAGAAAAAATGGTTATTTCAGAAAAATTAGCCCAAACCCTCAATATGACTAAACTTGAACAGCAAGAAGTTAGGGGATTTTGTGGTAATGAACCGGCTTATTCTACCCAAGTCAATCAAGTGAGATTACAAGATCATACCCTTAATGATCTTGAGGGAGTTATTGTCAATACAGAAGTCTTAGAAGTGTTGGGAATTGATGGAATTGTTGGGCAAAATTTTCTCAATCAGTATCAACAACATTGGCAATTTAGTTCACCCAATGAATTAGGATTTCCAGAAACCGGAGGATTAACTTTAAACCCTCTAATGAAATAG
- a CDS encoding D-alanyl-D-alanine carboxypeptidase has product MLKLPLCLIPLIFISSCSVSNSSVVPPKPQLTPQLTQPSSLNLALTLAPIQSGTLPTQAQIEEFVKKLTDDGYNPTTQGIWIQSGNTLLANYRGTIPLPAASIAKVATTLVALERFNPDHQFTTDFGMTGTIKDGVLYGDLIVKGGDDPFFVWENAIAVGNLLNEMGIKRVTGDLIIVNSFYMNFKLSPLESGTLLKVGLNSQNWTKEAQTQYKTLPPVTPRPQVIIEGSVKTIATTPSNLKPLLSHHSLPLAELLKKMNLYSNTWMTKMINQALGGDSIVAQKAAQLAQVPTTEIQLGGSDRISPRAAVGMFLAIEQYLQQYNMTVADVFAIIGQDEGILEKRPLPAYAVLKSGIWENISALAGALPTQHQDTIWFAIMNVGQPWEQSEVEQEQLLSELVNKWGKVVTAPSQLKPLSSRVNYKSSLIKHEQN; this is encoded by the coding sequence ATGCTAAAACTTCCTCTATGTCTAATCCCTTTAATCTTCATTTCTAGCTGTAGTGTCTCTAATTCCTCTGTTGTTCCCCCTAAACCTCAATTAACACCCCAATTAACCCAACCATCCTCTCTCAATCTTGCCCTAACTTTAGCCCCTATTCAATCCGGCACTCTTCCCACTCAAGCACAGATTGAAGAATTTGTCAAGAAATTAACCGACGACGGATATAACCCCACAACCCAAGGAATTTGGATACAATCCGGAAATACTCTATTAGCTAATTATCGCGGAACTATTCCCCTGCCGGCTGCATCGATCGCCAAAGTTGCTACGACTCTAGTCGCTTTGGAGAGGTTTAACCCGGATCATCAATTTACGACCGATTTCGGGATGACCGGTACAATTAAAGATGGGGTTTTATACGGAGACTTAATTGTAAAAGGAGGAGACGATCCCTTTTTTGTTTGGGAAAATGCGATCGCGGTAGGTAATCTTTTAAATGAAATGGGAATTAAACGAGTCACAGGAGATTTAATTATCGTCAATTCTTTTTACATGAATTTTAAATTATCTCCTTTAGAATCAGGAACTTTATTAAAAGTCGGGTTAAATTCTCAAAATTGGACAAAAGAAGCGCAAACCCAATATAAAACCCTACCTCCAGTAACCCCCCGTCCTCAAGTGATTATCGAAGGTTCAGTTAAAACTATAGCGACTACACCCTCTAATTTAAAACCTCTATTATCTCATCATTCTTTACCCCTAGCTGAATTACTCAAAAAAATGAACCTCTACAGTAATACTTGGATGACGAAAATGATCAATCAAGCTTTAGGCGGTGACTCTATTGTCGCCCAAAAAGCCGCCCAACTAGCACAAGTTCCCACCACAGAAATACAATTAGGAGGAAGCGATCGTATTTCTCCTCGCGCGGCGGTAGGAATGTTTCTAGCCATTGAACAGTATTTACAACAGTATAATATGACCGTTGCAGATGTGTTTGCTATCATCGGACAAGATGAGGGAATTTTAGAAAAACGTCCTTTACCTGCTTATGCCGTCCTTAAATCCGGAATTTGGGAAAATATCAGCGCTTTAGCTGGTGCATTACCGACACAACATCAAGATACAATTTGGTTTGCCATTATGAATGTTGGACAACCTTGGGAACAATCGGAAGTCGAACAAGAACAATTATTATCAGAATTAGTCAATAAGTGGGGAAAAGTCGTCACTGCGCCATCTCAATTAAAACCTCTAAGCAGTAGAGTTAATTATAAAAGTTCTCTTATTAAACATGAGCAAAATTAA